In Candidatus Hydrogenedentota bacterium, the following proteins share a genomic window:
- a CDS encoding response regulator encodes MSEREQKAYTTFEAAKICHVTHHSIKNWIKQGLIKASRTPGGHYRILEKDLDAFREQYDMFPRDKGPSRKRVMVVDDDPDALAMIERILTDEGFELIKVSNATEVGLKAAQLLPDLILLDFLMPDINGFEVTKALRANEATQSIPIMAVTCLTKEKDIERIFLCGADEYLAKPFKIDDLLKKVRDLAGREHAVE; translated from the coding sequence GTGAGCGAGCGTGAACAGAAAGCCTATACAACATTTGAAGCAGCCAAGATTTGCCATGTGACCCATCACAGTATCAAGAACTGGATCAAACAGGGACTGATCAAGGCGTCGCGCACACCCGGCGGCCATTACCGGATTTTGGAAAAAGATCTGGATGCATTTCGCGAGCAATACGACATGTTTCCGCGCGACAAGGGCCCTTCCCGCAAGCGGGTCATGGTGGTGGATGACGATCCGGACGCCTTGGCGATGATCGAGCGAATTCTGACGGATGAAGGCTTTGAGTTGATCAAGGTCAGCAACGCAACGGAAGTGGGTCTGAAGGCCGCGCAACTGTTGCCGGATCTCATTTTACTCGATTTTCTCATGCCGGATATCAACGGTTTCGAGGTGACCAAGGCCCTGCGCGCCAATGAGGCGACGCAAAGCATTCCCATCATGGCGGTGACCTGCCTGACCAAGGAAAAGGACATCGAGCGGATATTTTTATGCGGGGCGGACGAGTATCTGGCAAAGCCCTTCAAGATTGACGATCTACTAAAGAAGGTAAGGGATTTGGCTGGACGCGAGCACGCTGTGGAGTAA